A window of Candidatus Poribacteria bacterium genomic DNA:
TTCCCATTTTCTCTGTTGCAAGGCAGTGCTGCCCGAAATGATAAGGAAACGATATGGAAAAATTATAAACTTTAGTTCGGGTACGGGCAAACAGCCGCTTTCCCACAGAGCACCCTACGCTACCTCAAAGATGGGGGTGATCGGTTTCACACGAACACTCGCCGCCGATGTTGGACGTTACAATATTAATGTCAACGCAATCTGTCCGGGCGGACATGAGGAGAGAAGCGTCGAATTGGCGCAGGCAAGGGCGGAATACATGGATCAACCCTTTGATGAGGAGGATCTTCGCAGGCGAATCAGACAGCCAAATCCGAGGGGTGTTCTCGCGGGCAGATGGTGTACCGATGAAGGCTATAGTGAAAAAGGATCCGGATCCGAAGAGATGGCGTCCTTAGCACTCTTCCTCGCCTCCGATGATTCAGCGAGCATGACGGGGCAGGATATCAACTGCGATGGTCGGGTTATGTGGTAGTTCGCCGTACAGTCGATAAAAATGAAAGGAGTTTTTTTACGATGGCAGAAACGCTTGAAACCCTAGGAGAACGGTTAGAGCGGGTCGAAAAGACGATTGCAGCGTTGACGCTGCAACTCTCTTGGATTGTTGATGAATTAGTGCCAAACCCGCCGATGGATTGTAAGACGGGGGCGGAGGTAATGGCACATTACAGGAAAAATAAAAAAGAGAGTGCTAAAATCTTCCGTGAACTTCTTGACAAAATGGGAATTGTAGAGGTGGAGCCTATCCCCATTGAGGAACTTCGCAAGAGTATGGCACGCCACGGCATTCGTGCCGAAGACAATGAGTTCAGTCGCGCCATCATTGAAGAACGTGAGAAATAGGTGTGTATTATTTTTACTTTGATGCTAGTGCGCTCGTCAAGCGATATACTGTGGAAATCGGTAGTGACAAAGTCGATTTCCTTTTCGCCAATGTTCCATTGAACCGTTTGGTATGCTTGAATTTTGGTGCTGCTGAAGTTTTTTGGATCTGTGTGCGTAAAAGGAACGATCGACGAATTAACTTTCACGAGTTTACTCAGGCAACTGGTCATTTGAACCGGGAGGTCATCGCAGATGACTCTGATTTGACGACTCTTCCGGCACACAAATTACTTGTTTGCGAATCGATGAATTTGATTGAAACATACGCAATTAACAGTGTTGATGCGATTGTGTTACGCTCTGCGTTGGACCTGGCAACATATCTTCGTAATGTGGGCGATGAACTGGTACTCGTTGCCTCCGACCAACGCTTGCTGAGAGCTGCTCGTGCTGAAGGGT
This region includes:
- a CDS encoding SDR family oxidoreductase, whose amino-acid sequence is MGKLDGRVAMITGAGRGHAEAIALRFAEEGAAVSLCDVIPVTTLEEKVGSKIRDAGGKVLCFQTDVSDEDQVDQMVRETLETLGTVDILANVVGIAGPTKDVWNMTLAEWKRTLAVNLDSHFLCCKAVLPEMIRKRYGKIINFSSGTGKQPLSHRAPYATSKMGVIGFTRTLAADVGRYNINVNAICPGGHEERSVELAQARAEYMDQPFDEEDLRRRIRQPNPRGVLAGRWCTDEGYSEKGSGSEEMASLALFLASDDSASMTGQDINCDGRVMW
- a CDS encoding type II toxin-antitoxin system VapC family toxin; protein product: MYYFYFDASALVKRYTVEIGSDKVDFLFANVPLNRLVCLNFGAAEVFWICVRKRNDRRINFHEFTQATGHLNREVIADDSDLTTLPAHKLLVCESMNLIETYAINSVDAIVLRSALDLATYLRNVGDELVLVASDQRLLRAARAEGLLCFNPETDSQQALTARLNTS